A DNA window from Mastacembelus armatus chromosome 11, fMasArm1.2, whole genome shotgun sequence contains the following coding sequences:
- the top2b gene encoding DNA topoisomerase 2-beta isoform X3 — translation MYVPALIFGHLLTSSNYDDEERKVTGGRNGYGAKLCNIFSTKFTVETACKEYRHSFKQTWQNNMTKTSEPKIKFFDGDDFTCVTFQPDLSKFKMEKLDKDIVALLTRRAYDVAGSCRGVKVTLNGKKLPVNGFRSYVDLYVKDKLDETGVALKVVNETVNDRWEVCLTMSEKGFQQISFVNSIATTKGGRHIDYVVDQIVSKLIEVVKKKNKAGVSVKPFQVKNHIWVFVNALIENPTFDSQTKENMTLQTKSFGSKCLLSEKFIRAATNCGIVESILNWVKFKAQTQLNKKCSSVKHSKIKGIPKLDDANDAGGKHSSECTLILTEGDSAKSLAVSGLGVIGRDRYGVFPLRGKILNVREATHKQIMENAEINNIIKIVGLQYKKSYDDAESLRTLRYGRIMIMTDQDQDGSHIKGLLINFFHHNWPSLLKHTFLEEFITPIVKATKSKQELSFYSIPEFEEWKKQTENYKTWHIKYYKGLGTSTSKEAKEYFSDMERHRITFRYSGAEDDAAITLAFSKKKTDDRKEWLTNFMEDRRQRRMHGLPEQYLYGTQARHLSYNDFINKELILFSNSDNERSIPSLVDGLKPGQRKVLFTCLKRNDKREVKVAQLAGSVAEMSAYHHGEQALMMTIVNLAQNFVGSNNVNILQPLGQFGTRINGGKDAASPRYIFTMLSPLAKLLFPAVDSNLLKFLYDDNQKVEPEWYIPIIPMVLVNGAEGIGTGWACKIPNYDPREIVNNINRMLNHQDPLPMLPSYKNFKGVIHELGQNQYLVSGEVSVIDKNTIEITELPVRTWTQTYKESVLEPMLQGTEKTPALITDYKEYHTDTTVKFVVRMSEEKLAQAEAAGLHKVFKLQSSLTCNSMVLFDHMGCLKRYDSVQDILKEFFELRLHYCKLRKDWLLGSLGAEAAKLSNQARFVLEKIEGKISIENKSKRELIRMLVQKGYESDPVVAWAKAQEKAQEEDYRDGNESDSSVDSGSSSGPNFNYILNMPLWCLTKEKVEELLKQRDHKRAELNDLQRKSSEDLWKEDLAIFIEELDNVEALEREEQSLGKAIKLVKGKVGKPKVKKMNLEETMPSPFGRRVEPPTQPIKSDASKKLTKKKKGDTDPAVKLEFDDDGLGGEGGAGDNPAVKPKAPRVKKEKKEPGAPRVRKPPGPKGTPVKKVKKRNPWSDDESKSESDLENSEPVIPRETKSQRASASKPKYTFDFSEEEEEEEEADEEENGDDDVASSPVRSFPDTFALSNTKDRYNDPNDDDDDDDDDNEDSYPPPKQKTVSVPVAKKKETTSIFSSKSAFSEKSNDSDGSKSDSDDDNGPVFSTYSSSTAFGKLSPAKKAAKKPSDAAAKPKKPPAPKAKKPDKSIWDSDSDTGSKKPVPPLKGKGRGRKRKGSGSEDEYSPVKKAAKPAGRKPQKPPSDDEDDNSNSAMSAIKAVSRDRPGRAKKEVKYFHESDNEEDDDEDMFD, via the exons TGCAGAGGGGTGAAAGTTACGCTGAATGGAAAAAAGTTACCT GTGAATGGGTTCCGCAGCTATGTGGATCTGTATGTGAAGGACAAACTGGACGAGACGGGTGTAGCCCTGAAAGTGGTGAATGAAACTGTGAACGACCGATGGGAGGTCTGCCTCACCATGAGTGAGAAAGGATTCCAACAAATTAGCTTTGTTAACAGCATTGCTACTACCAAG GGTGGCAGGCACATTGACTATGTCGTGGACCAGATTGTGTCTAAACTTATTGAAGTggtgaagaaaaagaacaaggCAGGGGTGTCAGTCAAACCTTTCCAG GTGAAGAACCACATCTGGGTGTTTGTGAATGCACTGATTGAGAATCCCACCTTTGACTCCCAGACAAAGGAGAACATGACACTCCAGACAAAAAGCTTTGGGTCCAAGTGCCTTTTGTCAGAAAAGTTTATCAGGGCT GCAACCAACTGTGGGATCGTGGAGAGTATACTCAACTGGGTGAAGTTTAAAGCTCAAacacagctgaataaaaagTGTTCATCTGTGAAGCACAGCAAGATCAAAGGCATCCCCAAGTTAGACGACGCCAACGATGCTG GTGGCAAGCACTCCTCTGAATGCACACTCATCCTCACTGAGGGAGACTCAGCCAAGTCTTTGGCTGTCTCTGGACTGGGAGTCATAGGTCGTGATCGATATGGAGTGTTTCCACTGAGAGGAAAGATTCTAAATGTGCGAGAGGCAACACACAAGCAG ATAATGGAAAACGCTGAGATTAACAACATTATCAAAATTGTCGGCCTCCAATATAAGAAGAGTTACGATGATGCAGAGTCGCTGAGGACCCTGCGCTACGGCAGGATCATGATAATGACCGATCAG GATCAAGATGGTTCCCATATCAAAGGTCTGCTCATTAACTTTTTCCACCACAACTGGCCCTCTCTACTGAAACATACATTCCTGGAGGAGTTTATCACACCCATTGTCAAA GCGACCAAGAGCAAGCAGGAGCTGTCCTTCTACAGCATTCCAGAGTTTGAAGAATggaagaaacagacagagaacTATAAAACATGGCATATCAAGTATTACAAAG GTTTGGGTACAAGTACAAGTAAAGAGGCAAAGGAGTATTTTTCTGACATGGAGAGGCATCGCATCACGTTCAGATATAGTGGCGCAGAAGACGATGCTGCCATCACCCTT gccTTCAGTAAGAAGAAGACAGATGACAGGAAGGAGTGGCTAACTAATTTCATGGAAGACAGGCGTCAAAGGAGGATGCATGGCCTGCCAGAG CAATACCTGTATGGAACTCAGGCCAGGCATCTCTCCTACAATGACTTCATCAACAAGGAGTTAATTCTCTTCTCCAACTCTGACAATGAGCGATCCATCCCATCCCTGGTTGATG gATTAAAGCCAGGTCAGAGGAAGGTGCTGTTCACCTGCTTGAAGAGGAACGACAAAAGAGAAGTAAAGGTAGCACAGCTGGCCGGATCAGTGGCAGAGATGTCTGCCTACCATCACGGAGAG CAAGCTCTCATGATGACTATAGTAAACTTGGCACAGAACTTTGTGGGCAGTAACAACGTGAACATCCTGCAGCCTCTGGGTCAGTTTGGAACTCGCATAAATGGAGGCAAAGATGCTGCCAGCCCTCGTTACATTTTTACCATGCTCAG TCCTCTCGCCAAGTTGTTGTTTCCAGCGGTGGATTCCAACCTGCTCAAGTTCCTGTATGATGACAACCAGAAGGTGGAGCCTGAGTGGTACATTCCTATCATTCCAATGGTATTAGTGAATGGTGCTGAGGGCATTGGGACAGGATGGGCTTGTAAGATCCCAAACTATGACCCACGAGAAATCGTCAATAACATCAACCGCATGCTCAACCACCAGGATCCCCTGCCAATG CTTCCCAGCTACAAAAACTTCAAAGGAGTGATCCATGAACTGGGCCAGAATCAGTACCTGGTCAGTGGAGAGGTGTCGGTCATAGACAAAAACACCATAGAGATCACAGAGCTCCCTGTCCGGACATGGACGCAG ACCTACAAGGAGTCCGTGCTGGAGCCTATGCTGCAGGGCACTGAGAAAACACCGGCTCTCATCACAGATTACAAGGAATACCACACAGATACCACAGTTAAGTTTGTGGTGCGCATGTCTGAGGAGAAACTGGCCCAGGCTGAGGCAGCTGGCCTTCATAAAGTCTTCAAGCTGCAGTCGAGCCTCACCTGCAACTCCATG GTGCTGTTTGATCACATGGGTTGTCTGAAGAGGTATGATTCAGTCCAGGACATCCTCAAGGAGTTTTTTGAACTCCGTCTGCACTATTGCAAACTGAGGAAGGACTGGTTACTGGGCAGCCTGGGAGCCGAGGCTGCCAAACTGTCTAACCAGGCTCGTTTTGTTCTGGAGAAGATCGAAGGAAAAATTTCAATTG AGAACAAATCCAAGCGTGAACTGATCCGTATGCTGGTCCAGAAAGGTTATGAATCTGACCCAGTGGTTGCTTGGGCAAAAGCTCAGGAAAAG GCCCAGGAAGAAGATTACCGTGACGGAAATGAAAGCGACAGCTCGGTGGACTCTGGCTCCTCATCTGGGCCCAACTTCAACTACATCCTCAACATGCCTCTGTGGTGCCTGACTaaagagaaggtggaggagctACTAAAACAGAGGGACCACAAG AGAGCAGAGCTGAATGATCTCCAGAGGAAATCCTCCGAGGATCTGTGGAAGGAGGACTTGGCAATCTTTATTGAAGAGCTTGAT AATGTGGAGGCCTTGGAGCGAGAGGAGCAGAGTTTAGGAAAGGCCATCAAACTGGTGAAGGGTAAAGTGGGCAAACCTAAGGTGAAGAAGATGAACCTGGAGGAGACCATGCCCTCACCGTTTGGCCGCAGGGTGGAGCCTCCAACTCAGCCAATCAAATCTGATGCTTCCAAGAAACTGACCAAAAAGAAGAAG GGTGACACAGATCCAGCAGTGAAGTTGGAGTTTGATGATGATGGCTTGGGTGGAGAAGGAGGTGCAGGAGATAATCCTGCAGTCAAACCAAAGGCTCCGCGTgtcaagaaagagaagaaggagcCTG GAGCTCCCAGAGTGAGAAAACCTCCAGGACCCAAAGGTACCCCTGTTAAGAAGGTGAAGAAGAGAAATCCTTGGTCTGATGATGAGTCCAAGTCAGAGAGTGACTTGGAAAACAGTGAGCCTGTCATCCCAAGAGAGACCAAGTCCCAGAGAGCATCAG CTTCCAAgccaaaatacacatttgacttttcagaggaggaggaggaggaagaagaagcagaCGAAGAGGAGAATGGGGACGACGACGTGGCTTCTTCTCCAGTGAGGTCATTTCCAGATACCTTTGCTTTGTCCAACACCAAGGACCGCTACAACGACCccaatgatgatgatgatgatgatgatgacgacaaTGAAGACTCCTACCCTCCTCCCAAACAGAAGACTGT GTCTGTACCTGTAGctaaaaagaaagagacaaccAGCATCTTCTCATCCAAATCAGCCTTCTCTGAGAAGAGCAATGACAGCG atGGGTCCAAGTCCGACAGTGATGATGACAATGGCCCAGTGTTCTCCACGTATTCCAGCAGCACTGCTTTTGGCAAATTATCACCAGCAAAGAAAG CAGCTAAGAAGCCCTCTGATGCAGCTGCCAAACCCAAGAAGCCACCAGCACCAAAAGCAAAGAAACCAGATAAATCCATATGGGACTCTGACTCAGACACCGGGTCCAAAAAGCCAGTACCACCTCTTAAAG GTAAAGGACGgggaaggaagaggaagggCTCTGGATCTGAAGATGAGTACAGTCCAGTTAAGAAAGCAGCCAAACCTGCTGGCAGA AAGCCTCAAAAACCTCCATCTGATGACGAGGATGACAACAGCAACAGTGCGATGAGTGCGATCAAGGCTGTGTCCCGAGACCGGCCGGGCCGGGCCAAGAAAGAGGTCAAGTACTTCCACGAGTCAGACAATGAGGAAGATGACGACGAAGACATGTTTGATTAA